A section of the Leptotrichia sp. HSP-342 genome encodes:
- the queA gene encoding tRNA preQ1(34) S-adenosylmethionine ribosyltransferase-isomerase QueA translates to MKISDFDFELPEELIAQHAVNPRDHSKLLVLNKKEKTLEHKKFYNIIDYLKKDDVLVINRTKVIPARLFGHKENGVVLECFLLKRYDMYTWEVLLKPAKKLKIGQKLIFLEGVLEAELLEIKEDGNRIIKFDFEGRFEEILDKLGEMPLPPYIMEKLEDKNRYQTVYAKEGESVAAPTAGLHFTNELLDKIRKKGVIITEVFLDVGLGTFRPVQVENVLDHKMHSEKYRIPEETAKIINEAKKNGNRVIAVGTTSIRTLESSVDENGKLIASKGDTNIFIYGDYEFKIVDAIITNFHLPKSTLIMLISAFGGKEFVFEAYKKAVEEKYRFYSFGDSMFIY, encoded by the coding sequence ATGAAAATTTCAGATTTTGATTTTGAACTGCCTGAGGAACTGATAGCACAGCATGCTGTAAATCCGAGAGATCATTCAAAATTATTAGTGTTAAATAAAAAAGAAAAAACATTGGAACATAAAAAATTTTATAATATTATAGATTATTTGAAAAAAGATGATGTTCTTGTAATTAACCGTACGAAAGTTATTCCAGCAAGATTGTTTGGACATAAGGAAAATGGAGTTGTCTTAGAATGCTTTCTTTTAAAAAGATATGATATGTATACATGGGAAGTTTTGCTAAAGCCTGCCAAAAAGCTAAAAATAGGACAAAAACTCATATTTTTGGAAGGAGTTTTGGAGGCGGAACTTCTAGAAATTAAGGAAGATGGGAATAGAATTATAAAATTTGATTTTGAAGGAAGATTCGAGGAAATTTTGGATAAATTGGGAGAAATGCCGCTTCCACCATATATTATGGAAAAATTAGAGGACAAAAATAGATATCAAACTGTTTATGCTAAGGAAGGTGAGTCAGTAGCCGCTCCAACTGCGGGACTTCATTTTACAAATGAGCTTCTAGACAAAATTCGTAAAAAGGGAGTTATTATTACAGAAGTATTTTTGGATGTGGGGCTTGGAACATTTCGTCCAGTACAGGTGGAAAATGTGCTAGATCATAAAATGCACAGTGAAAAATATCGAATACCCGAAGAAACTGCCAAAATTATCAATGAGGCTAAAAAAAATGGGAATCGTGTAATTGCAGTAGGAACAACATCAATAAGAACATTGGAATCTTCTGTTGATGAGAATGGAAAATTAATAGCTTCTAAGGGAGATACAAATATCTTTATTTATGGAGATTATGAATTTAAAATTGTAGATGCAATAATTACAAATTTTCATTTGCCAAAATCTACATTAATTATGTTAATTTCAGCATTTGGTGGAAAAGAATTTGTTTTTGAGGCGTATAAGAAGGCAGTTGAAGAAAAGTATAGATTTTATAGTTTTGGAGATTCGATGTTTATTTATTAA
- a CDS encoding TlpA family protein disulfide reductase: MRKLLIIITMFLTFLVGYGKNSEINVRKGAKLPSFELMDFNRTKIKSHKILNNGNPTLLVFVAEWCPYCQHELPEIQRFYEENKDSVNVAVVFISKNTTLSDSKKFIDENGFTFPVYYDLDRSLMNAFKIKSVPYNLKIQNSVIQDIQNGVVTYDKLSELFSSGK, encoded by the coding sequence ATGAGAAAATTATTAATTATTATTACAATGTTTCTGACATTTTTAGTCGGATATGGAAAAAATTCTGAAATTAATGTAAGAAAAGGAGCAAAACTTCCAAGTTTCGAACTTATGGATTTTAATAGAACAAAAATAAAAAGCCACAAAATTTTAAATAATGGAAATCCAACATTACTTGTTTTTGTTGCTGAATGGTGTCCATACTGCCAACATGAGCTTCCTGAAATTCAAAGATTCTATGAAGAAAACAAAGATTCTGTAAATGTTGCCGTTGTTTTTATAAGTAAAAATACAACATTATCAGATTCAAAAAAATTTATAGATGAAAATGGTTTCACTTTTCCTGTATACTATGATCTTGACAGATCTCTAATGAATGCCTTTAAGATTAAGTCCGTTCCATATAACTTAAAAATACAGAATTCTGTAATTCAAGACATTCAAAATGGCGTTGTAACTTATGATAAATTAAGCGAGTTATTTTCTTCTGGTAAATAA
- the prmC gene encoding peptide chain release factor N(5)-glutamine methyltransferase — translation MNNLLDILNKSVNYLEKKGIKNARLTAESIISEVMGMERIMLYAEFERMLSEDDLKKIREKLNDITNNDKKISDNNNFENIEKSEKQLKSLLDKSISYLEKNNIDESKLIAEIIFSHVLNIDRMMLFTKYRDEIENEKIEKIRYFIQKIGREKFPVQYLLNEQEFYGRKFYVDKGVLIPRQDTEVLVEKMIDILRNNIIKNQNSKVHPKILDIGVGSGIIGITAALEIKDSYVLGVDISEKALETAEKNKELLKVPNIKFLKSNLFENIEFNQFDMIVSNPPYISLNEAGIMSDDTLLHEPSEALFAENDGLYFYYEICQRASDYLTDFGYLIFEIGYKQGKYVKEIMTSSGFKNVEVIKDLAGLDRVVVGQKIINKIEN, via the coding sequence ATGAATAATTTACTGGATATATTGAATAAATCGGTTAATTATTTAGAAAAAAAAGGTATAAAAAATGCCAGATTGACAGCAGAAAGTATCATTTCAGAAGTAATGGGAATGGAAAGAATTATGCTCTATGCTGAATTTGAGCGTATGTTATCAGAAGATGACTTAAAAAAAATTAGAGAAAAACTAAACGATATAACAAATAATGATAAAAAAATATCTGATAACAATAATTTTGAAAATATAGAAAAATCTGAAAAGCAATTAAAATCACTGCTTGATAAAAGCATTTCATATCTTGAAAAAAATAATATTGATGAAAGTAAGTTAATTGCGGAAATTATATTTTCACATGTTTTAAATATTGATAGAATGATGCTTTTTACAAAGTACAGAGATGAAATTGAAAATGAAAAAATTGAAAAAATCAGATATTTTATTCAGAAAATTGGACGTGAAAAATTTCCAGTTCAGTATTTGTTAAATGAACAGGAATTTTATGGAAGAAAATTTTACGTTGATAAGGGAGTTTTAATTCCGCGTCAGGATACTGAAGTTTTGGTCGAAAAAATGATTGATATTTTGAGAAATAATATTATAAAAAATCAAAATTCAAAAGTTCATCCCAAAATACTTGATATTGGCGTTGGAAGTGGTATAATAGGAATAACAGCCGCATTGGAAATAAAGGACTCATATGTATTAGGCGTGGATATTTCTGAAAAGGCACTTGAAACTGCTGAAAAAAATAAGGAACTTTTAAAAGTTCCAAATATAAAATTTTTAAAATCAAATTTATTTGAAAATATTGAATTTAATCAGTTTGATATGATAGTGTCAAATCCACCGTATATTTCCCTTAATGAAGCAGGTATTATGTCAGATGACACTTTATTACATGAGCCAAGTGAAGCACTTTTTGCAGAAAATGACGGATTATACTTCTACTATGAAATTTGTCAGAGGGCATCTGATTATTTGACTGATTTTGGCTATTTAATATTTGAAATAGGCTACAAGCAAGGAAAATATGTCAAAGAAATTATGACAAGTTCAGGTTTTAAGAATGTTGAAGTTATAAAAGATTTAGCTGGATTGGATAGAGTTGTTGTAGGACAGAAAATTATAAATAAAATTGAAAATTAA